In one window of Pseudomonas chlororaphis subsp. chlororaphis DNA:
- a CDS encoding NnrS family protein, which produces MQVLERRAAMAIVPLLRLAFRPFFLAGCVLALLVVPLWLAALQGALGDWQPAGGWLGWHRHELLFGFGLAIIAGFLLTAAQTWTGQPGLCGKPLAALALLWLAARLAWLGSAPWPLLAVLELGFPLALAGLMGRMLWKVRQQRNYPIVLVLLLLAAADGLSVAGLLQGHEGWQRQGVLSGLWLVAAMMSLIGGRVIPFFTQRGLGRVAAVTPWPWLDYLLLAGSALVALLYAAGPALIANTWVGALFLLLAAAHLLRLWRWQDRGLWRVPLLWSLHLAYGWLALACLGMALWHFGAPLNPSLAVHGLTIGAMAGLILAMIARVSLGHTGRPLEPPAGMTLAFILLNLACLSRVLLVLWLPVAALWLAGLCWALAFALYVWRYGPMLLRARVDGHPG; this is translated from the coding sequence ATGCAAGTACTTGAGCGTCGTGCGGCAATGGCAATCGTGCCGCTGTTACGCCTGGCCTTCCGGCCGTTTTTCCTCGCCGGTTGTGTCCTGGCGCTGCTGGTGGTGCCGCTGTGGCTGGCGGCGCTGCAGGGCGCCCTGGGCGACTGGCAACCGGCGGGAGGCTGGCTGGGCTGGCACCGCCACGAACTGCTGTTCGGTTTCGGCCTGGCGATCATCGCCGGCTTCCTGCTGACCGCGGCGCAGACCTGGACCGGCCAGCCGGGCCTCTGCGGCAAGCCGCTGGCGGCCCTGGCCTTGCTCTGGCTGGCCGCGCGCCTGGCCTGGCTGGGCAGCGCGCCCTGGCCGCTGCTGGCGGTGCTGGAGCTGGGGTTTCCCCTGGCGCTGGCCGGGTTGATGGGCCGCATGCTGTGGAAGGTGCGCCAGCAGCGCAACTACCCGATTGTCCTGGTGCTGCTGTTGCTCGCCGCGGCGGACGGCCTGTCGGTGGCCGGCCTGCTGCAAGGCCACGAAGGCTGGCAGCGCCAGGGCGTGCTGAGCGGCCTGTGGCTGGTGGCGGCGATGATGAGCCTGATCGGCGGGCGGGTGATTCCGTTTTTCACCCAGCGCGGCCTGGGTCGGGTCGCGGCCGTGACGCCCTGGCCATGGCTCGATTATCTGCTGCTGGCGGGTTCGGCCCTGGTGGCGCTGCTGTATGCCGCCGGGCCGGCGCTCATCGCCAATACCTGGGTTGGCGCGCTGTTCCTGCTGCTGGCGGCCGCGCATCTGCTGCGGTTGTGGCGCTGGCAGGACCGCGGGCTGTGGCGCGTGCCGCTGCTGTGGTCGCTGCACCTGGCCTACGGCTGGCTGGCGCTGGCGTGCCTGGGCATGGCGCTGTGGCATTTCGGCGCGCCGCTGAACCCCAGCCTGGCCGTGCACGGCCTGACCATCGGCGCCATGGCCGGGCTGATCCTGGCGATGATCGCCCGGGTCAGCCTGGGCCATACCGGGCGGCCGCTGGAGCCGCCGGCGGGCATGACCCTGGCGTTCATCCTGCTCAATCTGGCCTGCCTCAGCCGGGTGCTGCTGGTGCTCTGGCTGCCGGTGGCGGCGTTGTGGCTGGCGGGCCTGTGCTGGGCCCTGGCCTTTGCCCTGTACGTCTGGCGCTACGGGCCGATGCTGCTGCGGGCGCGGGTCGACGGGCACCCGGGCTGA
- a CDS encoding CbbQ/NirQ/NorQ/GpvN family protein, translating to MDLGTACEPFYQPLNNEQALFEQAWRHGMPVLIKGPTGCGKTRFVQHMAHRLNLPLHTVACHDDLSAADLIGRHLIGAQGTWWQDGPLTRAVREGGICYLDEVVEARQDTVVVLHPLADDRRELFLERTGEVLRAPSSFMLVVSYNPGYQNLLKGMKPSTRQRFVAMRFDYPPPAEEERIVQREAQVDAALARQIVGLGQALRRLEQHDLEEVASTRLLIFTARMIGAGMPPREACLACLAEPLSDDPVTVAALMDVVDVHFG from the coding sequence ATGGATCTCGGAACGGCTTGCGAACCCTTCTATCAACCCTTGAACAATGAACAGGCGCTGTTCGAACAGGCCTGGCGGCATGGCATGCCGGTGCTGATCAAAGGCCCCACGGGCTGCGGCAAGACCCGCTTTGTCCAGCACATGGCACACCGCCTGAACCTGCCGCTGCACACCGTGGCCTGTCACGACGACCTCAGCGCCGCCGACCTGATCGGCCGCCATCTGATCGGCGCCCAGGGCACCTGGTGGCAGGACGGGCCGCTGACCCGGGCGGTGCGCGAGGGCGGCATCTGTTACCTCGACGAAGTGGTCGAGGCGCGCCAGGACACGGTGGTGGTCCTGCACCCCCTGGCCGACGACCGCCGCGAGCTGTTCCTTGAACGCACCGGCGAAGTGTTGCGGGCGCCGTCGTCCTTCATGCTGGTGGTGTCCTATAACCCCGGCTACCAGAACCTGCTCAAGGGCATGAAACCCAGCACCCGCCAGCGCTTCGTGGCGATGCGCTTCGACTATCCGCCGCCGGCCGAGGAGGAGCGCATTGTCCAGCGCGAGGCGCAAGTGGATGCTGCGCTGGCGCGGCAGATTGTCGGGCTGGGGCAGGCCCTGCGCCGCCTGGAGCAGCATGACCTGGAGGAGGTGGCGTCCACCCGGCTGTTGATTTTCACCGCGCGCATGATCGGCGCCGGCATGCCGCCGCGCGAAGCCTGCCTGGCGTGCCTGGCCGAACCCTTGAGCGACGACCCGGTGACGGTGGCGGCGCTAATGGACGTGGTCGATGTGCACTTCGGCTGA
- a CDS encoding Crp/Fnr family transcriptional regulator, with protein sequence MVLHRVHHQILRSHHLFEPLNEEQLDELMAASQLLSLDKGDPLFRQGEPAEAFYFVIAGAVKVYRLTPDGQEKVLEVIGPRQTFAEAMMLMDTPDYVACAEAIGPTQLYRLSNDTYLRLLQSNSRLTFALLGKLCVRLHQRVNEIETLSLKNATHRVVRYLLTQLMQLQPVERRFELPMAKQLIAGHLAIQPETFSRIIRRLIDEKIISQDGRQIVILDRPRLEQFE encoded by the coding sequence ATGGTGCTTCATCGCGTGCATCACCAGATCCTGCGCAGCCATCACCTGTTCGAGCCCTTGAACGAGGAACAGCTGGACGAGCTGATGGCGGCCAGCCAGTTGCTCAGCCTCGACAAGGGCGACCCGCTGTTCCGCCAGGGGGAGCCGGCCGAGGCTTTCTATTTCGTGATCGCCGGCGCGGTGAAGGTCTACCGCCTGACGCCGGATGGGCAGGAAAAAGTGCTCGAGGTCATCGGCCCGCGCCAGACCTTCGCCGAGGCGATGATGCTGATGGATACGCCAGACTATGTGGCTTGCGCCGAAGCCATCGGCCCGACCCAGCTCTATCGCCTGTCCAACGACACCTACCTGCGCCTGCTGCAAAGCAACAGCCGCCTGACCTTCGCCCTGCTGGGCAAGCTCTGCGTGCGCCTGCACCAGCGGGTCAACGAGATCGAAACCCTGTCGCTGAAGAACGCCACCCACAGGGTGGTGCGTTATCTGCTGACGCAACTGATGCAGCTGCAACCGGTGGAGCGCCGGTTCGAGCTGCCGATGGCCAAGCAGTTGATCGCCGGCCACCTGGCGATCCAGCCGGAGACGTTCTCGCGGATCATCCGGCGCCTGATCGATGAAAAGATCATCAGCCAGGACGGCCGCCAGATCGTCATTCTCGACCGTCCGCGGCTGGAGCAATTCGAATGA
- a CDS encoding nitric oxide reductase activation protein NorD: MAFTLELEEWVGSVWHRFITRRASVDFPEARIELAPRQRALALLLRAMGGVGRGVEAASERDLLLRRSLLQQIAGTCRQTPLAWCDADNLRLPASLAVFPEAALNEELYRWLALLAAQSGPMRHWGRDNQRWTRRLLQRYPALRERYRRLVEAHLQLRPDPTSLSRPEAALERALCQALREPGSVAEFPRSERAAWPVPLWLYPPLHLASPLAADLEDSAEDLATAAGEQAGGRKRASRVEDHSRDGGLLIVRLENLFSWTEHVDLDRWADDSQDPDAARVAADLDELTLSRTRLRKGGGLKLHLDLPPADVDDIPLGEGIHLPEWDYRKGRLQEHFVNLQMLVPRDCQAQPLPLRLKPSAQLLRRQFQQLRNERQWLRQQPQGSELDLQAWLDFHVERAHGACAERGLFMEQRQTRRDLACLLLADVSMSTDAHLNDEHRVIEVIRDSLLLFGETLAGLGDDFALYGFSSLRRQQVRMQELKAFDQRYDDHTRGRILGLKPGFYTRMGAAIRQATRLLGSCKRQRKLLLLLTDGKPNDLDLYEGRYGVEDTREAVLEARRQGLTPFCITIDREAAAYLPYLFGANGYTLIRQPEQLPLRLPQLYRQLTQP; the protein is encoded by the coding sequence ATGGCCTTTACCCTGGAACTGGAAGAGTGGGTCGGCAGTGTCTGGCATCGTTTCATCACCCGTCGCGCCAGCGTGGACTTTCCCGAGGCGCGAATCGAGCTGGCGCCGCGTCAACGTGCCCTGGCCCTGCTGTTGCGGGCCATGGGCGGCGTCGGCCGCGGCGTCGAGGCGGCCAGCGAGCGCGACCTGCTGTTGCGCCGCAGCCTGTTGCAGCAGATCGCCGGCACCTGCCGGCAAACGCCCCTGGCCTGGTGCGACGCCGACAACCTGCGCCTGCCGGCCAGCCTCGCGGTGTTCCCCGAGGCGGCGTTGAACGAGGAACTGTACCGCTGGCTGGCCCTGTTGGCGGCGCAGTCCGGGCCGATGCGCCATTGGGGCCGGGACAATCAGCGCTGGACCCGGCGCCTGCTGCAACGCTACCCGGCGCTGCGTGAGCGCTACCGGCGGCTGGTGGAGGCGCACCTGCAACTGCGCCCCGATCCAACCTCGTTGAGCCGTCCCGAGGCCGCGCTGGAGCGCGCCCTGTGCCAGGCCCTGCGCGAGCCCGGCAGTGTCGCCGAGTTTCCCCGCAGCGAACGCGCGGCCTGGCCCGTGCCGCTGTGGTTGTATCCGCCGCTGCACCTGGCCAGCCCGCTGGCCGCCGATCTGGAGGACTCGGCGGAGGACCTGGCCACCGCTGCCGGCGAGCAGGCGGGCGGGCGCAAGCGCGCCAGCCGGGTCGAGGACCACAGCCGCGACGGCGGCCTGTTGATCGTGCGCCTGGAGAACCTGTTCAGCTGGACCGAGCATGTGGACCTCGACCGCTGGGCCGACGACAGCCAAGACCCGGACGCCGCCCGGGTCGCCGCCGACCTGGATGAACTGACCCTGTCGCGCACCCGCCTGCGCAAGGGCGGCGGTCTCAAGCTGCACCTCGACCTGCCGCCGGCCGACGTCGACGACATTCCCCTGGGCGAGGGCATCCACCTGCCGGAATGGGACTACCGCAAGGGCCGCCTGCAAGAGCACTTCGTCAACCTGCAGATGCTGGTGCCGCGCGATTGCCAGGCGCAGCCGCTGCCGTTGCGCCTGAAACCGTCGGCACAGTTGTTGCGGCGGCAGTTCCAGCAGTTGCGCAACGAGCGCCAATGGTTGCGCCAGCAGCCCCAGGGCTCGGAACTGGACCTGCAGGCCTGGCTGGATTTTCACGTCGAGCGCGCCCATGGCGCCTGTGCCGAGCGTGGTCTGTTCATGGAACAGCGCCAGACCCGGCGCGACCTGGCGTGCCTGTTGCTGGCCGATGTCTCGATGTCCACCGACGCCCACCTCAACGACGAACACCGGGTGATCGAGGTGATCCGTGACAGCCTGCTGTTGTTCGGCGAAACCCTGGCCGGCCTCGGTGACGACTTTGCCCTGTACGGGTTTTCCTCGCTGCGCCGCCAGCAGGTGCGCATGCAGGAACTCAAGGCCTTCGACCAGCGTTACGACGACCACACCCGCGGGCGCATCCTGGGGCTCAAGCCGGGGTTCTACACGCGCATGGGCGCGGCGATTCGCCAGGCCACGCGCCTGCTCGGCAGCTGCAAGCGCCAGCGCAAGCTGTTGCTGTTATTGACCGACGGCAAGCCCAACGACCTGGACCTCTACGAAGGCCGTTATGGCGTCGAGGACACCCGCGAGGCGGTACTGGAAGCGCGACGCCAGGGGCTGACGCCGTTCTGCATCACCATCGACCGCGAGGCCGCGGCTTACCTGCCGTATCTGTTCGGCGCCAATGGCTACACCCTGATCCGCCAGCCCGAGCAGCTGCCGCTGCGTTTGCCGCAGTTGTATCGGCAGCTGACCCAGCCCTGA
- a CDS encoding cytochrome C oxidase subunit IV family protein → MSAGRFLLSCWVALAGLSVGTVWLGSWLGPGAPRGLALLILLLAVAKAWLIADGFMELRHGPRLWRWLLLGWPLALALLLGLILSL, encoded by the coding sequence ATGTCCGCTGGCAGGTTCCTGTTGAGCTGTTGGGTCGCACTGGCCGGCCTCAGCGTCGGCACGGTGTGGCTGGGCAGTTGGCTGGGGCCGGGCGCGCCGCGCGGGTTGGCGCTGCTGATCCTGCTGCTGGCGGTGGCCAAGGCCTGGCTGATCGCCGACGGCTTCATGGAGCTGCGCCACGGGCCGCGCCTGTGGCGCTGGCTGCTGCTCGGCTGGCCGCTGGCGCTGGCCTTGCTGCTGGGGTTGATCCTCAGCCTGTAA
- the pdxH gene encoding pyridoxamine 5'-phosphate oxidase has translation MPLSLAQMRRNYCRDGLADEAVPDDPLPLFRQWLQQARDTEQAPVEANSMCLATVDEQGQPHCRVLLLKGLSDEGFTFFGHYQSAKGLELAANPRAAMTFFWPALERQVRIEGWVSRLAPRLSDVYFDSRSLASRLGAWASPQSQPLANRLQLESLLASTTSRFDGQPLPRPEHWGGYCLRPQRMEFWQGRSDRLHDRLDYRLHEGVWRHGRLAP, from the coding sequence ATGCCGCTTTCCCTGGCCCAGATGCGCCGTAACTATTGCCGCGATGGCCTGGCCGACGAGGCCGTGCCGGACGATCCGCTGCCGCTGTTCCGCCAGTGGCTGCAACAGGCCCGCGACACCGAGCAGGCGCCGGTGGAGGCCAACAGCATGTGCCTGGCCACGGTCGACGAACAGGGCCAGCCCCATTGCCGGGTGCTGTTGCTCAAGGGCCTGAGCGATGAAGGTTTCACCTTCTTCGGCCACTACCAGAGCGCCAAGGGCCTGGAGCTGGCGGCCAATCCCCGGGCCGCCATGACCTTCTTCTGGCCAGCCCTGGAGCGCCAGGTGCGCATCGAAGGATGGGTATCGCGTTTAGCACCGCGGCTGTCGGATGTGTATTTCGATTCGCGCTCCCTGGCCAGTCGCCTCGGTGCCTGGGCGTCGCCGCAAAGCCAGCCCTTGGCCAACCGGCTGCAACTGGAATCCCTGCTGGCCAGCACCACCAGCCGTTTCGACGGCCAGCCGCTGCCGCGCCCGGAACACTGGGGCGGCTACTGCCTGCGCCCGCAGCGCATGGAGTTCTGGCAAGGGCGCAGCGACCGCCTGCATGACCGCCTCGACTACCGGCTGCACGAGGGCGTGTGGCGCCACGGCCGGCTGGCGCCCTGA
- a CDS encoding cytochrome c oxidase subunit 3 — MCTSADSAVAATETSRRHLPGDLAMWLFILAELSVFAILILAFAVTQRLKPQLFAESRQLLDSSTGLAMTLSLLSAGLLAALAQERVRRARPRQGAALLLAALLVATVYLLLKLGEFRHLLGLGLGLEHNTFFTLYWILSGFHFLHVLPGMLIFAWLAQRCLRGRYGADNCSGFESGVLYWHMVDLVWVLLFPLVYVLD, encoded by the coding sequence ATGTGCACTTCGGCTGACTCCGCCGTGGCAGCCACCGAGACCTCGCGGCGCCACCTGCCGGGGGACCTGGCGATGTGGTTGTTCATCCTCGCCGAACTGTCGGTGTTCGCCATCCTGATCCTCGCGTTCGCGGTGACCCAGCGGCTCAAGCCGCAGCTGTTCGCCGAAAGCCGCCAGCTGCTCGACAGCTCCACCGGCCTGGCCATGACCCTGAGCCTGCTCAGCGCCGGGCTGCTGGCGGCGCTGGCCCAGGAGCGGGTGCGTCGGGCGCGGCCACGCCAGGGCGCGGCGCTGCTGCTGGCGGCCTTGCTGGTGGCCACGGTCTACCTGCTGCTCAAGCTCGGCGAGTTCCGGCACCTGCTGGGCCTGGGCTTGGGGCTGGAGCACAACACCTTCTTTACCCTGTACTGGATCCTCAGCGGTTTTCATTTTCTCCATGTGCTGCCGGGCATGCTGATTTTCGCCTGGCTGGCGCAGCGCTGCCTGCGTGGTCGGTATGGCGCCGACAACTGCTCGGGTTTCGAATCCGGGGTGCTCTATTGGCACATGGTCGATCTGGTCTGGGTGCTGCTGTTTCCGCTGGTCTACGTTCTGGATTGA
- the norR gene encoding nitric oxide reductase transcriptional regulator NorR, whose protein sequence is MLRESLAADLIVELPNAVRLQRLVQTLREYFKAGAVGLLRLDDDSLRPLATVGLVHEALGRRFVIAQHPRLAAIMASREPTWFEPDSRLPDPYDGLLDHPDSGPLAVHDCMGVSLYVEGRVWGAITLDALRPGTFDRRARDELKRCSLQIEAALRVTRLEQENRSLRLSRSEPQDARGPVEEGEILGQSEVLHQLLNELDVLADSELPVLLLGETGVGKELFARRLHRLSRRAHKPLVQVNCAALPESLAESELFGHVKGAFSGATSDRAGRFDAANGGTLFLDEVGELPLSVQAKLLRTLQNGEIQRLGADKPLHVDVRIIAATNRHLPDSIRDGLFRADLYHRLSVYPVPIPPLRERGSDVLLLAGHFLELNRSRLGLRGLRLSPAAERALLAYPWPGNVRELEHVISRAALKQLSRGGSRNLILTLEPEVLDLDSTLKGAEPLEQSPPAADDGPFQPLSEAVDEYQRQKIHQALSRCRNNWARAARLLEVDPSNLHKLARRLRLK, encoded by the coding sequence ATGTTGCGTGAAAGTCTGGCGGCCGACCTGATTGTCGAGTTGCCCAATGCCGTGCGGTTGCAGCGTCTGGTGCAGACCCTGCGTGAGTACTTCAAGGCCGGGGCCGTGGGCCTGCTGCGCCTGGACGACGACAGCCTGCGGCCGCTGGCCACCGTCGGCCTGGTGCATGAAGCCCTCGGGCGGCGCTTCGTGATCGCCCAGCACCCGCGCCTGGCGGCGATCATGGCGTCCCGCGAGCCCACCTGGTTCGAGCCCGACAGCCGCCTGCCGGACCCTTATGACGGGCTGCTCGACCACCCGGACAGCGGGCCGCTGGCGGTGCACGACTGCATGGGCGTGAGCCTGTATGTGGAAGGGCGGGTCTGGGGCGCCATCACCCTCGACGCGCTGCGGCCCGGGACCTTCGACCGCCGGGCGCGGGATGAGCTCAAGCGCTGCAGCCTGCAGATCGAGGCGGCGCTGCGGGTCACCCGCCTGGAACAGGAAAACCGTAGCCTGCGCCTGTCGCGCAGCGAGCCGCAGGATGCGCGCGGGCCGGTGGAGGAGGGCGAGATCCTCGGCCAGAGCGAAGTCCTGCATCAGTTGCTCAACGAGCTGGACGTGCTCGCCGATTCCGAGCTGCCGGTGTTGCTGCTGGGCGAGACCGGGGTTGGCAAGGAGCTGTTCGCCCGGCGCCTGCATCGCTTGTCGCGGCGCGCCCACAAGCCGCTGGTGCAGGTCAACTGCGCGGCGCTGCCGGAATCCCTGGCCGAGAGCGAGTTGTTCGGTCACGTCAAGGGCGCCTTCTCCGGCGCCACCAGCGACCGCGCCGGGCGCTTCGACGCGGCCAACGGCGGCACGCTGTTTCTCGACGAGGTCGGCGAGCTGCCGTTGAGCGTGCAGGCCAAGTTGCTGCGCACCCTGCAGAATGGCGAGATCCAGCGCCTGGGGGCGGACAAGCCGCTGCATGTGGATGTGCGCATCATCGCCGCGACCAACCGCCACCTGCCGGACAGCATTCGCGACGGGCTGTTTCGCGCCGACCTGTACCACCGGCTTTCGGTGTACCCGGTGCCGATCCCACCGCTGCGCGAACGCGGTTCCGACGTGTTGCTGCTGGCCGGGCATTTCCTCGAACTCAACCGCAGCCGTCTTGGCCTGCGTGGCCTGCGCCTGTCGCCGGCGGCCGAACGGGCGCTGCTGGCGTACCCCTGGCCGGGCAATGTGCGCGAGCTGGAACACGTGATCAGCCGCGCCGCGCTCAAACAGCTCAGCCGTGGCGGCAGTCGCAACCTGATTTTGACCTTGGAGCCGGAAGTCCTCGATCTCGACAGCACGCTGAAGGGCGCGGAGCCGCTCGAACAGTCGCCGCCGGCGGCCGACGACGGGCCCTTCCAGCCCCTGAGCGAAGCCGTCGACGAGTACCAGCGGCAGAAGATTCACCAGGCCCTGAGCCGCTGCCGCAACAACTGGGCCCGCGCCGCCCGGCTGCTGGAGGTCGACCCGAGCAACCTGCACAAACTGGCCCGGCGCCTGCGGCTCAAATAG
- a CDS encoding c-type cytochrome has product MSQNFTKGMARNIYFGGSVFFFLIFLALTYHTEQTFPVRSNDALLSAAVVRGKTVWEQNNCIGCHTLLGEGAYFAPELGNVFQRRGGEEGFKPFLQAWMKMQPLGVPGRRAMPQFNLSQQEVDDIAEFLKWSSKINTNGWPPNKEG; this is encoded by the coding sequence ATGTCGCAGAACTTCACCAAAGGCATGGCCAGGAACATCTATTTCGGGGGAAGCGTGTTCTTCTTCCTGATCTTCCTGGCCTTGACCTATCACACGGAGCAGACCTTTCCCGTACGCAGCAACGACGCGCTGTTGAGCGCGGCGGTGGTGCGCGGCAAGACGGTCTGGGAACAGAACAACTGCATCGGTTGCCACACGCTGCTGGGCGAGGGCGCCTACTTCGCGCCGGAGTTGGGCAACGTGTTCCAGCGTCGCGGCGGCGAGGAGGGCTTCAAGCCCTTCCTGCAAGCCTGGATGAAGATGCAACCCCTGGGCGTACCCGGACGCCGGGCCATGCCGCAATTCAACCTGAGCCAGCAGGAGGTCGACGACATCGCCGAATTCCTCAAGTGGAGTTCGAAGATCAATACCAATGGCTGGCCGCCAAACAAGGAGGGCTGA
- a CDS encoding cbb3-type cytochrome c oxidase subunit I: MRLANPHLKFASQAVAKPYFVFALMLFLGQVLFGLIMGLQYVIGDFLFPIIPFNVARMVHTNLLIVWLLFGFMGAAYYLIPEEADRELHSPKLALLLFWVFAAAGVLTILGYLLVPYAGLARLTHNELLPTMGREFLEQPTITKMGIVLVCLGFLYNIGMTLLKGRKTTVSMVMMTGLIGLAVFFLFSFYNPANLARDKFYWWWVVHLWVEGVWELIMGAMLAFVLIKITGVDREVVEKWLYVIIAMALISGIIGTGHHFFWIGAPQVWLWVGSIFSALEPLPFLAMVIFAFSLVKNRRRQHPNRAATLWAKGTTVTAFFGAGVWGFLHTLAPVNYYTHGTQLTAAHGHLAFYGAYAMIVMTLISYAMPRLRGLGEAADERSQTLEVWGFWLMTLSMVMITLLLTAAGVVQVLLQRWAEDGTAMPFMATVEHLNGLFWARLISGLGFFAGLLCYLLSFRQRGRAALRAPAPVVSS, from the coding sequence ATGCGTCTTGCCAATCCACACCTGAAATTCGCCTCGCAAGCCGTGGCCAAACCCTACTTCGTGTTTGCCCTGATGCTGTTCCTCGGCCAGGTGCTGTTCGGTTTGATCATGGGTCTGCAATACGTGATCGGCGATTTCCTGTTCCCGATCATCCCCTTCAACGTGGCACGCATGGTCCACACCAACCTGCTGATCGTCTGGCTGCTGTTCGGCTTCATGGGCGCGGCCTACTACCTGATCCCGGAAGAGGCCGACCGCGAACTGCACAGCCCGAAACTGGCGCTGCTGCTGTTCTGGGTGTTCGCCGCCGCCGGCGTGCTGACCATCCTCGGCTACCTGCTGGTGCCCTACGCGGGCCTGGCCCGGCTGACCCACAACGAGCTGCTGCCGACCATGGGCCGCGAGTTCCTCGAGCAGCCGACCATCACCAAGATGGGCATAGTGCTGGTGTGCCTGGGCTTTCTCTACAACATCGGCATGACCCTGCTCAAGGGCCGCAAGACCACGGTCAGCATGGTGATGATGACCGGGCTGATCGGCCTTGCGGTGTTCTTTCTGTTCTCCTTCTACAACCCGGCCAACCTGGCCCGCGACAAGTTCTACTGGTGGTGGGTGGTGCACCTGTGGGTGGAAGGCGTGTGGGAGCTGATCATGGGCGCGATGCTGGCCTTCGTGCTGATCAAGATCACCGGCGTGGACCGCGAAGTGGTGGAGAAGTGGCTCTACGTGATCATCGCCATGGCGCTGATCAGCGGGATCATCGGCACCGGCCACCACTTCTTCTGGATCGGCGCGCCCCAGGTCTGGCTGTGGGTCGGCTCGATCTTCTCGGCCCTGGAGCCGCTGCCGTTCCTGGCCATGGTGATCTTCGCCTTCAGCCTGGTGAAGAACCGCCGCCGCCAACACCCCAACCGCGCCGCCACGCTGTGGGCCAAGGGCACCACGGTGACCGCGTTCTTCGGTGCCGGGGTCTGGGGGTTCCTGCATACCCTGGCGCCGGTCAACTACTACACCCATGGCACGCAACTGACCGCGGCCCACGGCCACCTGGCGTTCTACGGCGCCTACGCGATGATCGTCATGACCCTGATCAGCTACGCCATGCCGCGCCTGCGCGGGCTCGGCGAAGCGGCGGACGAACGCTCGCAGACCCTGGAAGTCTGGGGCTTCTGGCTGATGACCCTGTCGATGGTGATGATCACCCTGTTGCTCACCGCCGCCGGCGTGGTCCAGGTGCTGCTGCAACGCTGGGCCGAGGACGGCACGGCGATGCCGTTCATGGCCACGGTGGAGCATCTCAATGGGCTGTTCTGGGCACGCCTGATCAGCGGGCTGGGGTTCTTCGCCGGGCTGCTGTGTTACCTGCTGAGCTTCCGCCAGCGCGGCCGCGCCGCCTTGCGCGCACCGGCCCCGGTGGTGTCTTCATGA
- the ytfE gene encoding iron-sulfur cluster repair protein YtfE yields the protein MNPTLLERPGLARQDASQPNLLEQSLGQLACDIPGASRVFHEFNLDFCCGGQKTLRDAALGKGLDPVQIAEALHLLQDSDARRHDWRDEPGEALIAHILTRYHARHREQLPELIRLACRVEQVHGARDTCPNGLADHLRDMLQELEGHMLKEEQVLFPMLQQGLGRRAAPPIHVLRLEHEQHGEALEKLLVLTDHITPPADACNTWRALYRGLSEFRDDLMQHIHLENNVLFANALNA from the coding sequence ATGAACCCGACACTGCTGGAACGACCCGGTCTTGCCCGACAAGACGCTTCGCAGCCCAACCTCCTGGAACAAAGCCTCGGCCAACTGGCCTGCGACATCCCCGGCGCCAGCCGGGTGTTTCATGAGTTCAACCTGGACTTCTGCTGCGGCGGGCAGAAAACCCTGCGCGACGCCGCCCTCGGCAAAGGCCTCGACCCCGTGCAGATCGCCGAGGCCCTGCACCTGTTGCAAGACAGCGACGCCCGGCGGCACGACTGGCGCGATGAACCGGGCGAGGCGCTGATCGCCCATATCCTCACCCGCTACCACGCCCGCCACCGCGAACAGCTGCCGGAACTGATCCGCCTGGCCTGCCGCGTGGAGCAAGTGCATGGCGCCCGCGACACCTGCCCCAACGGCCTGGCCGATCACCTGCGGGACATGCTGCAGGAACTCGAAGGCCACATGCTCAAGGAAGAACAGGTGCTGTTCCCGATGCTGCAACAGGGCCTGGGCCGCCGGGCGGCGCCGCCGATCCATGTGCTGCGCCTGGAGCACGAGCAACATGGCGAGGCCCTGGAAAAACTGCTGGTGCTGACCGACCACATCACCCCGCCCGCCGACGCCTGCAACACCTGGCGCGCGCTGTACCGCGGGTTGAGCGAATTTCGCGACGACCTGATGCAGCACATCCATCTGGAAAACAACGTGCTGTTCGCCAACGCCCTGAACGCTTGA